The Rhodospirillales bacterium genome has a window encoding:
- a CDS encoding DUF488 domain-containing protein, which yields MITVHTIGYEKSSIEDFIATLKLHSVDVLVDIREVPVSRKRGFSKRALSQAVSDAGLEYAHFRALGDPKAGRDAAKRGYKEVFERIFRAHLMGEDAQAALEEVSKLGTNSRICLLCFERDHKCCHRAIVAEELVKRGEALEVSHLGVLRGVVDTGYGEQNESAHSFG from the coding sequence ATGATCACGGTTCATACTATCGGATATGAGAAGTCGTCGATTGAGGACTTCATCGCTACGTTGAAGTTGCACAGCGTAGACGTACTGGTTGATATCCGTGAAGTCCCGGTTTCACGGAAGCGCGGCTTCTCAAAGCGCGCGCTTTCTCAAGCTGTAAGTGATGCCGGCCTTGAGTACGCTCACTTCCGGGCCCTTGGCGACCCGAAAGCGGGCCGGGATGCGGCAAAACGAGGCTATAAAGAGGTCTTTGAACGAATCTTTCGTGCGCATTTGATGGGTGAAGATGCTCAGGCCGCCTTGGAAGAAGTCAGTAAACTTGGCACAAACTCAAGGATCTGCCTTCTTTGCTTCGAACGTGACCATAAGTGCTGTCACAGGGCCATCGTGGCCGAAGAGCTTGTGAAGCGGGGCGAGGCTCTTGAAGTCAGCCATCTTGGTGTCTTACGGGGAGTCGTTGACACGGGTTATGGCGAACAAAATGAATCAGCTCATTCGTTCGGGTGA
- a CDS encoding phage virion morphogenesis protein — MGEHLLNTTRERFRTQTDPDGQPWAPLSETTKGRKKRNRDKVLTWRGFLRGNIAYRATADEVTIGSPSVYAATHQFGATKGNIPARPFLGLSDEDQDAISRIVLKALDDATTAP; from the coding sequence ATCGGCGAGCACCTGCTCAACACGACCCGCGAGCGCTTCCGCACCCAGACCGATCCGGACGGGCAGCCTTGGGCACCGCTCAGCGAGACGACGAAGGGCCGCAAGAAGCGCAACCGCGACAAGGTGCTCACATGGCGAGGCTTCCTTCGCGGCAACATCGCCTACCGCGCCACAGCCGACGAGGTCACCATCGGCTCGCCCTCGGTCTACGCCGCAACACACCAGTTCGGCGCGACCAAAGGCAACATCCCCGCAAGACCCTTTCTCGGACTCTCCGACGAAGACCAGGACGCCATCTCGCGCATCGTCCTCAAAGCACTCGACGACGCCACCACAGCACCCTGA
- a CDS encoding ImmA/IrrE family metallo-endopeptidase, producing MRNGTPGFRAERLVEARDARGLTQVALAELITRTSSSISRWEGGGQSPEPEAVEALARTLNVPVAFFLRPLPDHGPAPMFFRSMASTTQSVRKRTQARMRWAQDIALSLQEWVDLPEVNVPRLDVSNHGEIRNEDIEHMASACRATWNLGAGPIADVLLVLENAGIVVVKEEVGTVKMDGLSNWSAADGRPYVLIARDKDTCVRSRMDAAHELGHLVLHHSLKPRPLNNSADFKEIERQAFDFAAAFLMPAESFSPEIWSPSLNAFVALKEHWKTSVGAMIIRCARLGMLSEEHQRRLWKHYSARGWRKSEPMDDELAREYPRLLSRSVRLLVEEQVRSREALLNDFRLHGSDVEALCGLPRGYMTTKAADVVALPKLKRPDSSNVGGGSVVSFNRD from the coding sequence ATGCGCAATGGCACACCGGGGTTCAGAGCAGAGCGACTGGTGGAGGCCCGGGATGCCCGGGGCCTTACACAGGTGGCGCTCGCTGAGTTGATCACCCGAACAAGCTCCAGCATTTCGCGCTGGGAGGGCGGAGGACAATCACCCGAACCGGAAGCGGTGGAGGCGTTGGCGCGCACGCTCAACGTGCCCGTCGCATTCTTTCTGCGGCCACTGCCGGATCATGGTCCGGCCCCGATGTTCTTCCGCTCGATGGCGAGCACCACGCAGTCCGTGCGCAAGCGGACACAAGCGCGGATGCGATGGGCACAGGATATCGCGCTGAGCCTCCAGGAATGGGTGGATCTGCCCGAGGTCAATGTGCCGCGCCTCGACGTGAGCAACCACGGGGAGATCCGAAACGAAGATATCGAACACATGGCGAGCGCGTGCCGGGCGACGTGGAATCTGGGCGCAGGCCCCATTGCCGACGTGTTGCTTGTTCTTGAGAACGCCGGGATCGTCGTCGTCAAGGAAGAAGTGGGCACCGTCAAAATGGACGGGCTGTCGAACTGGTCGGCGGCAGACGGTCGGCCCTACGTGCTCATCGCGCGCGACAAGGATACCTGTGTCCGGTCGCGCATGGACGCAGCACATGAGTTGGGGCACCTGGTGCTGCACCACAGTCTCAAGCCGAGGCCTCTGAACAACAGCGCGGACTTCAAGGAAATCGAGCGGCAGGCCTTCGATTTTGCCGCGGCCTTCCTCATGCCCGCGGAGAGTTTCTCACCGGAAATCTGGTCTCCCTCGCTCAATGCCTTTGTTGCTCTCAAGGAGCACTGGAAGACGTCTGTGGGCGCAATGATCATACGCTGCGCCAGGCTCGGCATGCTGAGCGAGGAACATCAACGGCGGCTCTGGAAACATTACAGCGCTCGGGGATGGCGAAAGAGTGAGCCAATGGACGACGAACTTGCCCGCGAATATCCACGCCTGCTGAGCCGCTCGGTGCGGCTGTTGGTCGAGGAACAGGTGCGAAGTCGCGAAGCGCTGTTGAACGATTTCCGGCTCCATGGATCTGATGTGGAGGCGCTTTGCGGGTTGCCTCGGGGATATATGACAACCAAAGCGGCGGACGTGGTGGCCTTGCCGAAGCTGAAACGGCCGGACAGCTCAAATGTTGGTGGCGGTTCCGTCGTGTCGTTTAATCGGGATTAG
- the queA gene encoding tRNA preQ1(34) S-adenosylmethionine ribosyltransferase-isomerase QueA, producing the protein MKVDDFDFELPRDLIAQHPVEPRDAARLLVAGRDGAMDHRIFRDLPDLLRPGDLLVVNDTRVIPARLIGRKGEGRIELTLVSPTGDGDWKALARPARRLSDGTRIDIAPGFSAVVTSRGDMGDITLSFETGDDDLTTLLDTHGAMPLPPYIERRRSPPGQDPEQDPEQDHGRDDRTDYQTVYATEPGAVAAPTAGLHFTDALFGRLGDAGIGCATVTLHVGLGTFQPVRVEDTDDHVMHAEWGRIDRRTAERINRARAAGGRIVAVGTTSTRLLESAATGDGTIAPFEGETDIFITPGYRFRAVDLMITNFHLPRSTLVMLVSAFAGQETIRSLYRSAVAEKYRFYSYGDACLLTHACSHMPVRRPSRRRWRRKW; encoded by the coding sequence ATGAAGGTCGACGATTTCGATTTTGAACTGCCGCGCGACCTGATCGCGCAGCACCCCGTCGAGCCGCGCGATGCCGCGCGTCTTCTGGTGGCCGGGCGCGACGGTGCCATGGATCATCGCATCTTCCGCGATCTGCCGGATCTCCTGCGTCCCGGCGACCTTCTGGTCGTCAACGACACGCGCGTGATTCCCGCGCGCCTGATCGGACGCAAGGGGGAGGGCAGGATCGAGCTCACGCTTGTCTCGCCGACGGGTGACGGAGACTGGAAGGCGCTGGCCCGCCCTGCGCGCAGGCTTTCGGACGGCACCCGCATCGACATCGCACCCGGGTTCTCCGCCGTGGTGACATCGAGGGGCGACATGGGCGACATCACCCTGTCCTTCGAGACCGGCGACGATGACCTGACGACCCTGCTCGACACGCACGGGGCCATGCCTCTGCCTCCCTATATCGAACGCCGGCGCAGCCCCCCGGGGCAAGATCCAGAGCAGGACCCGGAGCAGGACCACGGGCGCGACGATCGCACGGATTACCAGACCGTCTATGCCACCGAACCGGGCGCGGTGGCAGCGCCGACCGCGGGACTTCACTTCACCGATGCGCTGTTCGGGCGGCTTGGCGATGCCGGTATCGGCTGCGCCACCGTCACGCTGCATGTGGGCCTCGGGACGTTTCAGCCGGTCCGCGTCGAGGATACCGACGATCACGTCATGCATGCCGAATGGGGCCGGATCGACCGCCGGACGGCGGAGCGGATCAACCGTGCCCGGGCCGCGGGCGGTCGGATCGTGGCGGTCGGCACCACCAGCACCCGTTTGCTGGAGAGCGCTGCGACCGGGGACGGCACGATCGCACCCTTCGAGGGCGAGACCGACATTTTCATCACGCCGGGCTATCGCTTTCGCGCGGTCGATCTGATGATCACCAACTTCCATCTGCCGCGCTCGACACTCGTCATGCTGGTCTCGGCCTTTGCGGGACAGGAGACGATCCGGTCGCTCTATCGCTCGGCGGTTGCGGAGAAGTATCGCTTTTACAGCTATGGCGATGCCTGCCTGCTCACACATGCCTGCTCACACATGCCTGTGCGGCGACCGTCGCGCCGTAGATGGAGGCGCAAGTGGTGA
- a CDS encoding CoA transferase, translating to MAEGPLSGVTVVDLTRVLAGPYCTMVLSDLGARIIKVEPPGGDEARGTGPFMGSVSGYFAAINRGKESIALNLKDEDDREVFRALLAGADVVVENYRPGVMEKLGFGWETLHRDYPGLIHAAVSGFGHSGPYSARPAYDMVVQAMGGIMSLTGQPDGKPARVGTSVGDITAALFTAIGICSALYHRASTGEASKIDVAMLDCQVAILENAIARYSATGEIPGPLGARHPSIVPFAAFGTGDGHIVIAAGNDRLFARLAEALGRPAMAEDARYRTNAKRANHAAQLNAEIEAILHGNTTEHWLRVVQAAGVPCGAINNVAQVMADPQVIARNMVVTTQDPEAGTMRFSGNPIKLSGFDDPGERGPVPRLDEHRRNLINEFRKQG from the coding sequence ATGGCTGAGGGACCGCTGAGCGGCGTCACCGTCGTCGATCTGACCCGGGTGCTCGCCGGTCCCTATTGCACCATGGTGCTGTCGGACCTCGGTGCCCGGATCATCAAGGTCGAGCCGCCGGGCGGTGACGAAGCGCGCGGCACGGGGCCGTTCATGGGGTCTGTGTCGGGCTATTTCGCCGCGATCAACCGGGGCAAGGAAAGTATCGCCCTGAACCTGAAGGACGAGGACGACAGAGAGGTGTTTCGTGCCCTGCTGGCGGGGGCCGATGTCGTGGTCGAGAACTACAGGCCGGGCGTGATGGAGAAGCTGGGCTTCGGCTGGGAAACCCTGCATCGGGACTATCCGGGCCTGATCCATGCGGCGGTCTCGGGCTTCGGTCATTCCGGTCCCTACAGCGCGCGACCGGCCTATGACATGGTGGTTCAGGCCATGGGCGGGATCATGAGCCTGACCGGACAGCCCGACGGCAAACCGGCCCGCGTCGGCACGTCGGTCGGCGATATCACCGCAGCGCTCTTCACGGCCATTGGCATCTGTTCGGCGCTCTATCACAGGGCCAGCACGGGCGAGGCGAGCAAGATCGACGTCGCCATGCTCGATTGTCAGGTTGCGATCCTCGAAAACGCCATTGCGCGTTATTCGGCGACCGGGGAGATCCCGGGACCGCTCGGCGCAAGGCATCCCTCCATCGTGCCCTTCGCCGCCTTCGGGACCGGGGACGGCCATATCGTCATCGCGGCGGGCAACGACAGGCTCTTTGCCCGCCTGGCCGAAGCCCTGGGTCGTCCGGCGATGGCTGAGGACGCGCGCTACCGGACGAATGCCAAACGGGCGAACCATGCCGCGCAGCTGAACGCCGAGATCGAGGCGATCCTTCACGGCAACACGACAGAACACTGGCTCAGGGTCGTTCAGGCGGCGGGGGTGCCCTGCGGCGCGATCAACAATGTCGCACAGGTCATGGCGGACCCCCAGGTGATTGCGCGCAACATGGTGGTCACAACGCAAGACCCCGAGGCCGGAACGATGCGTTTTTCCGGCAATCCGATCAAGCTGTCGGGATTTGACGATCCGGGCGAGCGCGGTCCCGTGCCGAGGCTGGACGAACATCGCAGGAATCTCATAAACGAGTTCAGGAAGCAGGGGTAA
- the hemB gene encoding porphobilinogen synthase: protein MAPISFPGQFPTTRLRRNRRSAWSRALVSESSVTAGDLIWPVFVRDGEGVREPVASMPGVDRLSLDRLVEAAREARDLGIPAMALFPVTPQALKTADGREATNGDNLVCRAIRAIKAEVEGLGVMVDVALDPFTTHGHDGVMAGDEVLNDATLEVLVNQALVQAEAGCDAIAPSDMMDGRIGAIRKGLDDGGFSHVPIMAYSAKYASGFYGPFRDALGSAGKLIGDKRSYQMDPANGDEALREVAFDLDEGADMVIIKPGMPYLDICRRVKDMFGVPTFAYQVSGEYAMIEGACRNGWLDAETVWPEALMCFKRAGCDGVLTYAALGIARRLKG, encoded by the coding sequence CTGGCACCGATCAGCTTTCCCGGTCAGTTCCCGACGACCAGACTGCGACGCAACCGGCGCAGTGCGTGGTCCCGCGCGCTGGTCAGCGAAAGCAGCGTGACGGCGGGCGATCTGATCTGGCCCGTCTTCGTGCGCGATGGCGAGGGCGTGCGGGAGCCGGTGGCCTCCATGCCGGGCGTCGACCGTCTCAGCCTCGACCGGCTTGTGGAAGCGGCCAGGGAAGCGCGCGATCTGGGGATTCCGGCGATGGCGCTCTTCCCCGTGACGCCGCAGGCGCTCAAGACAGCCGACGGGCGCGAGGCGACGAATGGCGACAATCTCGTCTGCCGCGCTATCCGTGCGATCAAGGCGGAGGTCGAGGGGCTGGGCGTGATGGTCGATGTCGCGCTCGATCCCTTCACGACCCATGGCCACGACGGGGTGATGGCGGGCGATGAGGTGCTCAACGACGCGACGCTTGAGGTGCTGGTCAATCAGGCGCTTGTGCAGGCCGAGGCGGGCTGCGACGCGATTGCGCCGAGCGACATGATGGACGGGCGGATCGGCGCGATCCGCAAGGGGCTGGACGATGGCGGCTTCAGCCATGTCCCGATCATGGCCTATTCGGCGAAATACGCCTCGGGCTTCTACGGGCCGTTCCGCGATGCGCTGGGGTCGGCGGGCAAGCTGATCGGCGACAAGCGAAGCTATCAGATGGACCCCGCCAATGGCGACGAGGCCCTGCGCGAGGTCGCCTTCGACCTCGACGAGGGGGCGGATATGGTGATAATCAAACCCGGTATGCCCTATCTCGACATCTGCCGCCGGGTGAAGGACATGTTCGGCGTCCCGACCTTCGCCTATCAGGTCTCGGGCGAATACGCAATGATCGAAGGCGCGTGCCGCAACGGCTGGCTCGATGCCGAAACGGTCTGGCCGGAAGCCCTGATGTGTTTCAAGCGGGCCGGCTGCGACGGCGTGCTGACCTATGCGGCCCTCGGGATCGCCAGACGCCTGAAGGGTTGA
- the tgt gene encoding tRNA guanosine(34) transglycosylase Tgt, whose amino-acid sequence MTGEDIHPFAWRVLGTEAAARLGVIATAHGPIRTPAFMPVGTAATVKGLLPEQIREAGADAVLANTYHLMLRPGSERIGRLGGLHRFMNWPGPILTDSGGFQIFSLRQMSRIAEDGATFRSHIDGSRHVLTPERAMAIQNDLDATIAMVLDECTEHPATHERARASMERSMRWAARCKAAFEPRAGYALFGIVQGGTHEDLRRASASALTDIGFDGYAVGGLAVGEGQSEMFRILDATVPHLPPDRPRYLMGVGRPDDILGAVARGIDIFDCVLPTRSGRTGQAFTGRGTVNIRNARHRDDPRPLDATFPESPCSTYSRAYLHHLFRCNEMLGPMLLTLHNVAFYQKLMADIRQALAGGTFATWSAACLKRLSSGDIC is encoded by the coding sequence ATGACCGGCGAGGACATTCACCCCTTCGCCTGGCGCGTCCTCGGGACCGAGGCCGCCGCCCGCCTCGGCGTCATCGCGACGGCGCACGGCCCGATCCGGACGCCCGCCTTCATGCCGGTCGGAACGGCCGCAACGGTGAAGGGCCTCCTGCCCGAACAGATACGCGAGGCCGGTGCCGATGCCGTGCTGGCAAACACATACCACCTGATGCTGCGTCCCGGATCCGAACGCATCGGACGTCTCGGCGGCTTGCACCGTTTCATGAACTGGCCGGGCCCGATCCTCACCGACAGCGGCGGCTTTCAGATCTTTTCGCTCCGGCAAATGAGCAGGATTGCGGAGGACGGTGCCACCTTCCGGAGCCATATCGACGGCAGCCGGCACGTGCTCACTCCGGAACGTGCCATGGCCATCCAGAACGATCTCGATGCGACCATCGCCATGGTGCTCGACGAATGCACGGAACATCCCGCAACCCATGAACGCGCCAGAGCCTCGATGGAACGCTCGATGCGCTGGGCGGCCCGCTGCAAGGCGGCGTTCGAGCCTCGTGCGGGCTATGCCCTGTTCGGCATCGTTCAGGGCGGAACCCACGAGGACCTGCGCCGGGCCTCGGCCTCGGCACTGACCGACATCGGCTTCGATGGTTATGCCGTCGGCGGCCTTGCGGTCGGCGAGGGGCAGTCCGAAATGTTCCGGATTCTGGATGCAACGGTGCCGCATCTTCCCCCCGACAGGCCGCGCTACCTCATGGGCGTGGGCCGTCCCGACGATATCCTTGGCGCGGTCGCGCGCGGCATCGACATCTTCGATTGCGTTCTGCCGACCCGCTCCGGCCGGACCGGCCAGGCCTTCACCGGTCGCGGAACGGTCAATATCCGCAACGCCCGGCATCGGGACGATCCGCGGCCGCTTGACGCGACCTTTCCGGAATCGCCCTGCTCAACCTACAGCCGCGCCTACCTGCATCATCTCTTCCGCTGCAATGAAATGCTGGGTCCGATGCTGTTGACCCTGCACAACGTGGCCTTCTATCAGAAGCTGATGGCGGACATCCGGCAGGCGCTTGCCGGGGGCACCTTCGCAACCTGGTCCGCGGCCTGTCTCAAGCGTCTTTCGAGCGGTGACATTTGTTGA
- the coaD gene encoding pantetheine-phosphate adenylyltransferase, which translates to MSTWRTAVYPGSFDPVTTGHLDIVTRSRRLMDRLIVGVAINTGKNPLFSFDERMDMLRDELAELPDGPGLARLEVRPIEGLLVSFAKDCGASVIVRGLRAVSDFDYEFQMAGMNARMENDVETVFLMASERHTFIASRLVKEVALLDGDYRSFVPERVGHRLAAAVERYRERRAGTD; encoded by the coding sequence ATGAGCACATGGCGGACCGCTGTCTACCCGGGATCCTTCGATCCCGTCACGACCGGGCATCTCGATATTGTCACCCGTTCGCGTCGCCTGATGGACCGCCTGATCGTCGGGGTGGCGATCAACACGGGCAAGAACCCGCTGTTCAGCTTCGACGAGCGCATGGACATGCTGCGCGACGAGCTTGCCGAACTGCCCGACGGTCCGGGTCTCGCCCGGCTTGAGGTCCGTCCGATCGAAGGCCTGCTCGTGAGTTTCGCGAAGGACTGCGGAGCCTCGGTGATCGTTCGGGGCCTGCGCGCCGTCAGCGATTTCGACTATGAGTTCCAGATGGCGGGGATGAACGCCCGCATGGAGAACGATGTCGAGACGGTCTTCCTGATGGCCTCGGAACGGCACACCTTCATCGCCTCGCGCCTCGTCAAGGAAGTCGCCCTGCTCGATGGCGATTACCGCAGTTTCGTGCCCGAGCGTGTCGGGCATCGCCTTGCTGCCGCGGTGGAACGCTATCGGGAGCGCAGGGCCGGAACGGACTGA
- the hutG gene encoding N-formylglutamate deformylase yields MRRIGSSCNPACRNLACRNDPSPRGTRLDPFHLRRGDAPLIISMPHVGTHLPADLADSMTPMARRVPDTDWHTDRLYGFAAAGKDFAAAGEGFAAAGEATVIAATHSRYVIDLNRAPDNRSLYPGADNTELCPLTTFDHEPIYLPGQEPDGTETARRIESFWQPYHDAIASEIARLCGRHGRILLWDAHSIRSEVARFFAGRLPDFNLGTGDGTTADAELAGRVVASAEAENGYTTACNGRFKGGHITRHFGRPDKGVHAIQLELSQATYMEEKPPFRFLPTQAARVSGAIERMIRAGLGWIAEG; encoded by the coding sequence ATGCGGCGCATCGGCTCGTCCTGCAACCCGGCGTGCCGTAACCTGGCGTGCCGTAACGACCCCAGCCCCCGAGGAACGCGCTTGGATCCTTTCCATCTGCGCCGCGGTGACGCGCCGCTCATCATCAGTATGCCGCATGTCGGCACCCATCTGCCGGCCGATCTTGCCGACAGCATGACGCCTATGGCGCGCCGTGTGCCCGACACCGACTGGCATACAGACCGGCTTTATGGCTTTGCCGCCGCAGGCAAGGACTTTGCCGCCGCAGGCGAGGGTTTTGCCGCCGCAGGCGAGGCCACCGTCATTGCGGCCACCCATTCCCGCTACGTGATCGATCTGAACCGGGCACCCGACAACAGGTCGCTTTATCCCGGTGCCGACAACACGGAGCTCTGCCCGCTGACGACCTTCGATCACGAGCCGATCTACCTGCCCGGCCAGGAACCCGACGGGACCGAGACAGCGCGCCGCATCGAGAGTTTCTGGCAGCCCTATCACGACGCCATCGCATCCGAGATCGCGCGGCTCTGTGGCAGGCACGGGCGCATCCTGTTGTGGGATGCCCATTCGATCCGCTCGGAGGTGGCGCGGTTCTTCGCGGGGCGGCTGCCGGATTTCAATCTGGGCACGGGCGACGGCACCACCGCAGACGCCGAACTTGCCGGGCGCGTCGTTGCGAGCGCCGAGGCGGAAAACGGGTATACCACGGCCTGCAACGGCCGGTTCAAGGGGGGGCATATCACCCGACATTTCGGCAGGCCCGACAAGGGCGTCCATGCCATCCAGCTCGAATTGTCGCAGGCGACCTACATGGAAGAGAAGCCGCCGTTCCGTTTTCTGCCGACGCAGGCGGCCCGGGTCTCCGGGGCCATCGAACGGATGATCCGGGCCGGGCTGGGCTGGATCGCCGAGGGCTGA
- a CDS encoding penicillin acylase family protein, which yields MSFLRRTVRRTVRVLALLAVLAVLGLGALFLWLRQATPQLDGTIVLAGGVAGLAGEVEILRDGHGIPHIHAQSINDAYFGLGFAHAQDRMFQMEQQRRLSQGRLSEVLGPLTAEVDRFMRLLDLHSAAQASVTALDMSARESFNAYAAGVNAYMASHKGPLAPEFAILMADRPEPWTAADSVAWLKVMALHLSGNWRSEALRAAMIARIGPEKTASFFPDVPADAPTIINDATGVEPEAAAMLLNRLLPAGSHGLNGSNSWVVDGRHTASGRPLLANDPHLGFSIPAIWYLAHLEAPGLAVAGATLPGLPLVIVGTNGRIAWGVTNTGPDTQDLYIERLDPERPGHYLTPEGSEPFAVREETIVVRFAGDDRISMLETRHGPILTGVRGEATGLTGEGEALALSWTMLQDDDRSVEAGLALHVARDWDDFVASGRRYAGPMQNIVYGDRRGNIGLLAPAIVPVRKSGEGLVPMPGWTGEADWIGQIPHDDLPRLLNPETGAIVTANHRLVGDDYPYFISHEWQPGYRARRIADLIGRSDSHSVESFAAIQRDTTSLFAEAAIPIALAGEPQTEAGRRLQAALIGWDGAMDPALIAPTVFHAWYRAFTRAIYEDDLGTLFPDAWQFRPSFVLSLGEGDPHGWCANSETGAATTCGDLAGMAFDDAARFLNERFGEDSGQWLWGEVHALTLRHRLFGLIPVLRDLTGVRIPLGGDRFTVATASHAFNDDERAFTALHGPVLRAVIDLDEPVTGFFAVLPGQSANPFSPYYDNMVEPWLANRPIAIPLGRDHIDAAHRLVLQPGVP from the coding sequence ATGTCGTTTCTGCGGAGAACGGTGCGGAGAACAGTGCGGGTTCTCGCCCTGCTCGCCGTGCTCGCGGTGCTGGGCCTCGGCGCCCTGTTCCTCTGGCTCCGCCAGGCGACCCCGCAACTCGACGGCACAATTGTGCTTGCCGGAGGGGTTGCCGGACTGGCGGGCGAGGTCGAAATCCTGCGCGATGGCCATGGCATTCCCCATATTCATGCCCAATCCATCAACGATGCCTATTTCGGCCTCGGTTTTGCCCATGCCCAGGACCGCATGTTCCAGATGGAGCAGCAGCGACGCCTGAGCCAGGGACGGCTCTCCGAGGTGCTGGGGCCGCTCACGGCCGAGGTCGACAGGTTCATGCGGTTGCTTGACCTGCACAGTGCCGCGCAGGCCAGCGTCACGGCGCTCGACATGTCTGCGCGCGAGTCGTTCAACGCCTATGCTGCCGGCGTGAACGCCTATATGGCAAGCCACAAGGGGCCGCTCGCGCCCGAGTTCGCGATTCTGATGGCCGACAGGCCGGAGCCGTGGACAGCCGCCGACTCCGTGGCCTGGCTCAAGGTGATGGCGCTCCACCTGTCGGGTAACTGGCGGTCGGAAGCCCTGCGGGCGGCGATGATCGCGCGGATCGGGCCGGAGAAGACCGCGAGTTTCTTTCCCGATGTGCCGGCGGATGCGCCGACTATCATTAACGATGCGACCGGGGTCGAGCCTGAGGCGGCGGCCATGCTCCTCAACCGCCTGCTGCCAGCGGGCAGTCATGGCTTGAACGGCTCCAACAGCTGGGTGGTCGACGGTCGCCATACCGCATCGGGCCGCCCCCTGCTGGCCAACGATCCCCATCTCGGTTTCTCGATCCCGGCAATCTGGTATCTCGCCCACCTGGAAGCGCCGGGCCTCGCGGTCGCCGGTGCGACACTGCCGGGCCTGCCGCTCGTCATCGTCGGCACCAACGGGCGCATCGCCTGGGGCGTCACCAATACAGGCCCCGATACGCAGGACCTCTATATCGAGCGGCTCGATCCCGAACGTCCCGGGCATTACCTGACGCCCGAGGGTTCGGAGCCCTTCGCCGTGCGCGAGGAAACCATCGTTGTGCGTTTCGCCGGGGACGACAGGATCTCCATGCTGGAGACACGGCACGGCCCGATCCTGACCGGCGTGCGCGGGGAAGCCACGGGGCTGACCGGCGAGGGCGAGGCGCTGGCCCTGTCGTGGACCATGCTGCAGGACGACGACCGTTCGGTCGAGGCGGGCCTTGCGCTTCATGTGGCGCGCGACTGGGACGATTTCGTTGCCTCGGGACGGCGCTATGCCGGGCCGATGCAGAACATCGTCTATGGCGACCGGCGCGGCAATATCGGTCTTCTGGCGCCCGCTATCGTGCCTGTCCGCAAGTCGGGCGAGGGCCTGGTGCCGATGCCGGGCTGGACCGGCGAGGCCGACTGGATCGGGCAGATTCCCCATGACGACCTCCCGAGGCTTCTGAACCCTGAGACCGGCGCAATCGTGACCGCAAACCACCGGCTCGTCGGTGACGATTATCCCTATTTCATCAGCCACGAATGGCAGCCGGGCTATCGTGCCCGACGCATTGCCGACCTGATCGGTCGGAGCGACAGCCACAGTGTCGAGAGTTTTGCCGCAATCCAGCGCGACACGACCTCCCTGTTCGCCGAAGCGGCAATCCCCATCGCCCTTGCCGGCGAACCGCAGACCGAGGCGGGCCGGCGGCTGCAAGCGGCGCTGATCGGCTGGGACGGCGCGATGGATCCGGCGCTGATCGCGCCGACCGTCTTCCATGCCTGGTATCGCGCCTTCACGCGGGCGATCTACGAGGACGATCTCGGCACGCTCTTCCCCGACGCCTGGCAGTTCCGCCCGAGCTTCGTGCTGTCGCTTGGCGAGGGCGACCCCCATGGCTGGTGCGCCAACAGCGAGACCGGCGCGGCGACGACCTGCGGGGACCTCGCCGGCATGGCGTTCGACGATGCGGCCAGATTCCTCAACGAGCGCTTCGGCGAGGACAGCGGGCAATGGCTGTGGGGCGAGGTCCATGCCCTCACGCTGCGCCACAGGCTGTTCGGCCTCATCCCGGTGCTGCGGGACCTGACCGGTGTCCGAATCCCGCTGGGCGGCGACCGCTTCACCGTGGCAACCGCGAGTCATGCCTTCAACGACGACGAGCGGGCCTTCACGGCGCTTCATGGGCCGGTCCTGCGCGCGGTGATCGACCTCGATGAGCCGGTCACGGGCTTCTTCGCGGTGCTGCCCGGGCAGTCGGCCAATCCGTTCTCGCCATATTATGACAACATGGTCGAGCCGTGGCTCGCCAACAGGCCGATTGCCATTCCGCTCGGGCGCGACCATATCGATGCGGCGCATCGGCTCGTCCTGCAACCCGGCGTGCCGTAA